Proteins encoded by one window of Enterococcus saccharolyticus subsp. saccharolyticus:
- a CDS encoding sigma 54-interacting transcriptional regulator, whose translation MKRIEKVYQALLDIWQECEKQDFLMKPGSSAKELAEQLNLTRANTSLELNKLVREKRVLKIKSYPVGYLPIKVLEEKLQIQWDHQIEEITDLSTFVHRPTRKVKRNPFEMMIGSNNSLKKAVFQAKAAVYYPPNGLHMLLLGPTGSGKTFFANKIYQYSIFEKLIDEDAPFESFNCADYYHNPQLLLSQLFGYTKGAFTGAEEDHAGLVEKANGGILLLDEIHRLTPEGQEMLFYFIDHNRFNRLGETGFKRQAKVLIICATTEDPNSSLLETFLRRIPMTIQIPALNQRSLRERIELTKFLFEKEAKRVQRTFVIDIDVINALINTAAYGNVGQLQSHIQLICAQSFLHNLHEKNKISIGIQELPEEMLSQWSSSSKNIQRSREIEELVGVTTVIHPSEKGLDEEYEGLNIYEIIEEKVKILENEGIPEAQIHQYILTDLHLHVKNFINNKAVNYNLLKFVDPTISNLTIELKKIAEKNLGVRFDRKFLYYIGMHLDAYFRREKKDKLLSQLDIHTITSDHSREYEVAQLFKLEIETCLGVFLPEIEVIYLTMLLVSIETVEEKRQVSVLVVTHGNSTATSMVQVAVELLGAAPIVALDMPLNLSPDEMFQRILHQIEELETENGVLMLVDMGSLAMMENKLMEKSGVTIKTIPNVTTLIVLDVVRKINYMDLSLAGIYSSVMKDFLATVQLQDNGRAKAILSICTTGRGTAKKMEQMIAGVLQNSTEESVEIITVSSLKIHQAMPKLIEQYQILATVGTKDPKIDVPHISLEDLIEGSGDKVLRQAVGLPYEKKQRKPKNTVVKDLCQDALNTYLVYLNPYHLTDLLLDWTKELQMKVETTFSNILILKLVVHTAFAFERVIKQDSLTYTDPWREELKEPLEVVSNTIKSLEEKLVLSLSEDEKIFIAEVLLNE comes from the coding sequence ATGAAACGTATTGAAAAAGTGTATCAAGCGCTATTGGATATCTGGCAAGAATGTGAGAAACAAGATTTTTTAATGAAACCTGGGTCATCTGCAAAGGAACTTGCAGAACAGTTAAATTTAACCAGAGCAAATACTAGTTTGGAGTTAAATAAATTAGTGCGCGAAAAACGTGTTTTAAAAATTAAATCATATCCAGTAGGTTATTTACCGATTAAAGTACTAGAAGAAAAATTACAAATTCAATGGGATCATCAAATAGAAGAGATAACAGATTTATCCACATTTGTTCATCGTCCAACTCGAAAGGTCAAAAGAAATCCTTTTGAGATGATGATTGGGAGTAATAATAGTTTGAAAAAAGCTGTTTTTCAAGCCAAAGCGGCCGTTTATTATCCCCCTAATGGCTTGCATATGTTGTTATTAGGACCCACTGGTTCAGGAAAAACTTTTTTTGCAAATAAAATTTATCAATACTCTATTTTTGAAAAATTAATTGATGAAGATGCTCCTTTTGAAAGTTTTAATTGTGCGGATTATTATCATAATCCACAACTTTTACTTTCACAATTATTTGGTTATACGAAAGGTGCTTTTACTGGAGCAGAAGAAGATCACGCTGGTTTAGTAGAAAAGGCTAATGGAGGTATTCTTTTGCTTGATGAAATTCATCGATTAACTCCTGAAGGTCAAGAGATGTTGTTTTATTTTATTGACCACAATCGTTTTAATCGTTTAGGTGAAACGGGATTTAAACGCCAAGCGAAAGTTTTAATTATTTGTGCAACAACAGAAGATCCTAATTCTTCTTTATTAGAAACATTTTTGCGAAGAATTCCAATGACAATTCAAATTCCAGCATTAAACCAGCGTTCTTTACGAGAAAGAATAGAATTGACAAAGTTTTTATTTGAAAAAGAAGCTAAGCGGGTACAACGAACATTTGTCATTGATATAGATGTGATTAATGCATTAATTAATACAGCTGCGTATGGTAATGTAGGACAATTGCAATCTCATATCCAATTGATTTGTGCACAATCTTTCTTACACAATTTACATGAGAAAAATAAAATTAGTATTGGTATTCAAGAATTACCTGAAGAAATGTTATCACAGTGGAGTTCAAGTAGTAAGAATATACAGCGTTCTAGGGAAATTGAGGAGCTAGTGGGTGTGACAACTGTTATTCATCCTTCAGAAAAAGGATTGGATGAAGAGTATGAAGGATTAAATATCTATGAAATTATTGAAGAGAAAGTCAAGATTTTAGAAAATGAAGGAATTCCTGAAGCACAAATTCATCAATATATTTTGACTGATTTGCACCTTCATGTTAAAAATTTTATTAATAATAAAGCAGTGAACTATAATTTACTAAAGTTTGTGGATCCAACAATCTCTAATTTAACGATTGAACTTAAAAAAATTGCTGAAAAAAATCTAGGTGTTCGTTTTGATAGAAAATTTCTCTACTATATCGGGATGCATTTAGATGCTTATTTTCGTCGAGAAAAGAAAGATAAATTACTCTCTCAACTAGATATTCATACGATTACTTCGGATCATAGTCGGGAATATGAAGTTGCGCAATTATTTAAATTGGAAATAGAAACCTGTTTGGGGGTTTTTTTACCGGAAATTGAAGTGATTTATTTAACAATGTTATTAGTATCTATCGAAACAGTTGAGGAGAAAAGGCAAGTGAGTGTTTTAGTTGTTACACATGGGAATTCAACCGCCACTTCGATGGTACAAGTTGCAGTTGAATTGTTAGGAGCAGCACCAATTGTTGCTTTAGATATGCCTTTAAATCTTAGTCCAGATGAGATGTTCCAACGAATATTACACCAAATTGAAGAATTAGAAACAGAAAATGGTGTGTTGATGCTTGTTGATATGGGATCATTAGCAATGATGGAAAATAAATTGATGGAAAAATCAGGTGTTACTATTAAAACAATTCCAAATGTAACAACACTTATCGTGTTAGATGTTGTCCGTAAGATAAATTATATGGATTTAAGTTTAGCAGGAATTTATTCATCCGTAATGAAAGATTTTTTAGCAACCGTTCAATTACAAGACAATGGACGAGCAAAAGCCATTTTATCGATTTGTACAACTGGTCGGGGGACAGCGAAAAAAATGGAACAGATGATTGCAGGCGTACTGCAAAATTCTACTGAAGAATCTGTTGAGATTATTACTGTATCAAGTCTGAAAATTCACCAAGCGATGCCTAAGCTTATTGAACAATATCAAATTTTAGCGACAGTTGGTACGAAAGACCCTAAAATCGATGTCCCTCATATTAGTTTAGAAGATTTAATTGAAGGTTCAGGCGATAAAGTCTTACGACAAGCAGTTGGTTTACCTTATGAGAAAAAACAACGAAAACCAAAAAACACAGTCGTAAAAGACTTATGTCAAGATGCTTTAAACACGTATTTAGTTTATCTGAATCCGTATCACTTAACGGATTTATTACTTGATTGGACAAAAGAATTGCAAATGAAAGTTGAGACAACATTTTCAAATATTTTAATTTTGAAGTTAGTTGTGCATACGGCATTTGCATTTGAAAGAGTCATCAAGCAAGATTCATTAACTTATACTGATCCATGGCGTGAAGAACTAAAGGAACCTTTGGAAGTTGTCTCAAATACGATAAAATCTCTAGAAGAAAAATTGGTACTATCTTTGTCTGAAGATGAAAAAATTTTTATTGCCGAAGTTTTATTAAATGAATAA
- a CDS encoding PTS sugar transporter subunit IIA, which produces MVSILISGHGQISLGVLDAFEMIFGADPDVQAVPFLKGEGLPQVNEKFTNVYNTLDGNQELLILVDVFGGTPYNAAAQLAFGKENVDIVTGVNLPMLLEAAAGKNQSLAQLVEYLKEVSKDGIKNFKEEVRGIQTDEEDEEDLL; this is translated from the coding sequence ATGGTATCAATTTTAATTAGTGGTCATGGTCAAATATCTTTAGGTGTTTTAGATGCTTTTGAAATGATTTTTGGTGCTGATCCTGATGTGCAAGCAGTTCCGTTTTTAAAGGGGGAAGGGTTACCACAAGTAAATGAAAAATTTACCAATGTGTACAATACGTTAGATGGGAATCAAGAATTATTAATTTTAGTAGATGTTTTTGGAGGAACACCTTACAACGCAGCAGCACAATTAGCATTTGGAAAAGAAAATGTAGATATTGTTACGGGAGTTAATTTACCCATGCTATTAGAAGCTGCGGCTGGTAAAAATCAATCATTGGCACAGTTAGTAGAGTATCTAAAAGAAGTAAGTAAAGATGGCATTAAAAATTTTAAAGAAGAAGTTCGGGGAATTCAAACTGATGAAGAAGATGAGGAGGATTTATTATGA
- a CDS encoding PTS system mannose/fructose/N-acetylgalactosamine-transporter subunit IIB, protein MKIELARIDDRFIHGQVLTKWVKLRPISRIIIVSDAVAQDEMRKTLILSVAPANVKASAVSVDKMVRAYQSPRYTNDTVMLLFENPEDIVDLVQKGVPLTEINVGGMRFERDRQQITKAVSVSSKNIEAFRKLHDLGVKLELRQLPGDTSVDFYKELVAKVGE, encoded by the coding sequence ATGAAAATTGAATTAGCTAGAATTGATGATCGTTTTATTCATGGACAAGTTTTGACAAAGTGGGTGAAACTACGTCCAATTAGTCGTATTATTATTGTTTCGGATGCGGTTGCGCAAGATGAAATGCGCAAAACGTTAATTTTATCAGTAGCACCAGCTAACGTAAAAGCCAGTGCCGTTTCTGTTGATAAAATGGTACGTGCGTATCAATCACCACGCTATACCAATGATACAGTCATGCTATTATTTGAAAATCCAGAAGATATTGTTGATTTAGTACAGAAGGGTGTTCCTTTAACTGAAATTAATGTTGGTGGAATGCGTTTTGAACGTGACCGCCAACAAATTACTAAAGCCGTCAGTGTATCATCTAAAAATATTGAAGCTTTTAGAAAGTTACATGACTTAGGTGTCAAACTTGAATTACGCCAATTACCAGGTGATACAAGTGTGGATTTTTATAAAGAATTAGTTGCAAAAGTTGGCGAATAG
- a CDS encoding PTS mannose/fructose/sorbose transporter subunit IIC has translation MSVVQIILLLIVAGITGMGSVLDEGQTHRPLVACTLVGLVLGDITTGVILGGTLEMMALGWMNVGLAMAPDTAIASVISTILVITAHQGIGEGIAIAVPLAAAGQALTIFVRTIAVFFVHKADSYAEQGNFRGIEIMHISALLLQALRVMIPTFIISMISADAVSHFLNGIPEVVTGGLQIGGGIIVVVGYAMVINMMDVPYLKPFFYMGFLFAAFTNFNLVGFGGLGLCLALLFIQLKYNVIGGTSAPQPVASNQVAFDDLDDDLDDDLDA, from the coding sequence ATGTCTGTAGTACAAATTATACTGCTTTTAATTGTTGCTGGAATTACTGGCATGGGAAGTGTATTAGATGAAGGTCAAACCCATCGACCACTTGTCGCTTGTACACTTGTTGGTTTAGTTTTAGGTGATATTACCACTGGTGTTATTTTAGGTGGGACGTTAGAAATGATGGCGTTGGGGTGGATGAATGTAGGCTTAGCGATGGCTCCAGATACAGCGATTGCGTCAGTTATTTCGACTATTTTAGTCATTACTGCGCATCAAGGAATTGGAGAAGGGATTGCTATTGCGGTTCCTTTAGCAGCTGCGGGTCAAGCATTAACTATTTTTGTTCGTACGATTGCGGTATTTTTTGTTCATAAAGCGGATAGTTATGCTGAGCAAGGGAATTTTCGTGGGATAGAAATTATGCATATTTCTGCTTTATTACTCCAAGCATTGCGTGTTATGATTCCAACATTTATTATTTCAATGATTAGTGCGGATGCCGTCAGTCATTTTTTAAATGGTATTCCAGAAGTCGTAACAGGTGGTTTACAAATTGGTGGGGGAATTATTGTTGTTGTTGGATATGCGATGGTTATTAATATGATGGATGTTCCTTACTTAAAACCATTCTTTTATATGGGCTTCTTATTTGCTGCTTTTACCAATTTCAATCTTGTAGGTTTTGGTGGTTTAGGTTTATGTCTGGCATTGCTTTTCATTCAATTGAAATACAATGTGATTGGAGGCACTTCTGCACCACAACCAGTTGCCTCAAATCAAGTGGCATTTGATGACCTGGACGATGACTTAGATGATGATTTAGATGCGTAA
- a CDS encoding PTS system mannose/fructose/sorbose family transporter subunit IID, with translation MENTEKKLTKKDLNSMFWRSNFLLGSFNFERVQNMGFCFVMIPAIKRLYAPGQERNEALQRHLEWFNTQPWLTAPIFGVVSAMEEEKANKGEMPGSSIAAMKIGLMGPLAGVGDPIFWGTARPVLAALGASLAMAGSVSGPLLFFLLINAIRLVTKYYGLTLGYEKGNEIIKEMAGGTVKKLTEGASIVGLFVMGALVSKWTTINIPIVATRITNDDGEVVTQTVQNVLDSIMPGMLALVLTLFVAWLLKKNVSPLLIILVIFAVGIAGKAFGFLG, from the coding sequence ATGGAAAATACAGAAAAGAAATTAACAAAAAAAGATTTAAATAGTATGTTTTGGAGATCAAATTTCTTGCTAGGATCGTTTAATTTTGAACGTGTGCAAAACATGGGGTTTTGCTTTGTAATGATTCCTGCAATTAAGCGATTATATGCACCCGGACAAGAACGTAATGAAGCTCTGCAACGTCATTTAGAGTGGTTCAATACACAACCTTGGTTAACCGCACCTATCTTTGGTGTAGTCAGTGCGATGGAAGAAGAAAAAGCGAATAAAGGTGAAATGCCTGGTAGTTCAATTGCCGCAATGAAGATTGGGTTGATGGGACCTTTAGCAGGTGTAGGGGATCCTATTTTTTGGGGGACAGCTCGTCCAGTACTGGCTGCTTTAGGCGCTTCGTTAGCGATGGCAGGTAGTGTAAGTGGGCCATTATTATTCTTTCTTTTAATTAATGCTATCCGTTTGGTAACAAAATACTATGGATTAACATTAGGTTACGAAAAAGGAAATGAGATTATTAAGGAAATGGCTGGCGGAACAGTTAAAAAATTAACAGAAGGTGCATCGATTGTCGGATTATTTGTAATGGGCGCTTTAGTTAGTAAGTGGACTACAATCAATATTCCGATTGTTGCAACTAGAATTACTAACGATGATGGCGAAGTGGTTACACAAACTGTTCAAAATGTTCTAGATAGTATCATGCCTGGAATGTTAGCATTAGTATTAACATTATTTGTTGCATGGTTATTGAAGAAAAATGTGAGTCCATTACTAATTATCTTAGTTATCTTTGCAGTAGGGATTGCTGGAAAAGCATTTGGTTTCTTAGGTTAA
- a CDS encoding alpha-amylase family glycosyl hydrolase gives MNEKILEIDPFLKPYVSDIRLRNKNYVDTKKRLLTKEKKLSNFANGHHYFGFHKQKDGWVYREWAPNAKKIALIGDFNQWNRTSHFLQSIGDGVWEIKLTKKDKLVHGSKVRIEITTEKDTFERIPTYCKRVVQKKETVDFDGEVWAPETAFVWTDQDFKRNQDEPVLIYESHVGMAGIKEGISTFQDYIEIVLPRVKKLGYNTIQLMAIAEHPYYGSFGYQVSNFFAVSSKFGTPEELKLLIDTAHQMGISVLLDIVHSHAATNVVEGLAEFDGTEIQYFYSGKRGTHPEWGSKLFNYGKTEVIHFLLSNVKYWLEEYHFDGFRFDAVTSMLYHHHGLGVAFDNYDKYFSTNTDTEAVTYLQLAAEIAKEVDPDCILIAEDMSGMPGMCLPIEIGGIGFDYRLGMGVPDFWIKTLKNMSDYDWNLGSIWYELTQRRPQEKVVGYCESHDQALVGDKTIMFRLADQEMYWKMDVFSQSDIIDRAIALHKMIRLITCTCAGEGYLNFMGNEFGHPEWIDFPNPDNDWSYSKARRRWDLAEDTNLRYRFLQSFDHAMIQLVKENNLLATPSQLLFHHEDHKLLAYQKGAYVFVYNFHPVAQHTVTLQIEKASTAEVVLHSDWQRFGGYLNAENPETIVITNNKLTIPINRRAVAVYKIS, from the coding sequence ATGAATGAAAAAATTTTAGAGATTGATCCGTTTTTAAAACCATATGTTTCAGATATTCGTTTAAGAAATAAAAATTATGTAGATACGAAAAAAAGATTACTAACAAAAGAGAAAAAATTGTCTAACTTTGCGAATGGTCATCATTATTTTGGTTTTCACAAGCAAAAGGATGGATGGGTTTATCGTGAATGGGCGCCCAATGCAAAAAAGATTGCGTTAATTGGTGATTTTAATCAATGGAATCGCACCAGCCATTTTTTACAATCGATTGGTGATGGTGTTTGGGAAATTAAATTGACAAAAAAAGACAAATTGGTTCATGGATCTAAGGTTCGTATTGAAATTACTACTGAAAAAGATACATTTGAGCGGATTCCAACATATTGTAAGCGAGTTGTTCAAAAGAAAGAAACCGTTGATTTTGATGGGGAAGTGTGGGCTCCTGAGACAGCTTTTGTATGGACTGACCAAGATTTTAAACGTAACCAAGATGAACCAGTCTTGATTTATGAAAGTCATGTGGGGATGGCAGGGATCAAAGAAGGAATTTCTACTTTTCAAGATTATATTGAAATCGTTTTACCTCGTGTGAAAAAATTAGGTTATAATACGATTCAATTAATGGCGATTGCAGAACATCCATATTATGGTTCCTTTGGTTACCAAGTATCCAATTTTTTTGCTGTTTCTTCTAAATTCGGGACACCAGAAGAATTGAAATTATTGATTGATACTGCACATCAGATGGGGATTAGTGTTTTATTGGACATTGTTCATTCGCATGCTGCAACGAATGTAGTGGAAGGTTTAGCCGAATTTGATGGAACAGAAATACAATATTTCTACTCAGGAAAAAGAGGAACGCATCCGGAATGGGGATCAAAACTATTTAACTATGGTAAAACAGAAGTTATCCATTTTCTGTTATCGAATGTGAAATATTGGTTGGAAGAATATCATTTTGATGGATTCCGTTTTGATGCGGTGACATCTATGTTGTATCACCATCACGGATTAGGTGTTGCTTTTGACAATTACGACAAATATTTTTCTACGAACACTGATACCGAAGCAGTAACCTATTTACAATTAGCTGCAGAAATCGCAAAAGAAGTAGACCCAGATTGTATTTTGATTGCAGAAGATATGAGTGGAATGCCAGGAATGTGTTTACCCATCGAAATTGGTGGTATAGGCTTTGATTATCGTTTGGGAATGGGTGTACCTGATTTTTGGATTAAGACATTGAAAAATATGTCGGATTACGATTGGAATTTAGGTTCCATTTGGTATGAATTAACACAAAGACGTCCGCAAGAAAAAGTGGTTGGGTACTGTGAATCGCATGACCAAGCGTTAGTTGGTGATAAAACGATTATGTTCCGGTTGGCAGACCAAGAAATGTATTGGAAAATGGATGTCTTCTCACAAAGTGATATTATTGATCGGGCAATTGCTCTGCATAAAATGATTCGTTTGATTACTTGTACCTGTGCAGGGGAAGGGTATTTAAACTTTATGGGAAATGAATTTGGTCATCCGGAATGGATTGATTTTCCAAATCCTGATAATGATTGGAGCTATTCAAAAGCGAGAAGACGTTGGGATTTAGCCGAAGATACCAATTTGAGATATCGTTTTTTACAAAGTTTTGACCATGCGATGATTCAATTAGTGAAAGAAAATAATTTATTAGCAACTCCATCGCAATTATTATTCCATCATGAAGACCATAAGTTACTTGCTTATCAAAAAGGGGCATATGTCTTTGTTTATAACTTCCATCCTGTTGCGCAGCACACAGTTACGCTACAAATTGAGAAGGCCTCAACTGCGGAAGTGGTGTTGCATTCTGATTGGCAACGATTTGGTGGATATTTGAATGCAGAGAATCCTGAAACAATAGTCATTACCAACAATAAATTAACGATTCCTATCAATCGAAGAGCCGTTGCTGTTTATAAAATATCATGA
- a CDS encoding helix-turn-helix transcriptional regulator, which translates to MYFEITDSQKEVTKHVTDNLPLAIYHRILNKQQQDRLMPHWHQEFQFVWILEGTLSYSIETSTITLSASSGILINSSKLHSAKPISDNVEYICIDFSPFFINTSFYQNVISAIQQDPMFHFIPIQLTTQQESIVRETVFSKINYLTLYELLLSMLSQVQTEAGTFKKSQSDIYHLLDFVHTHYQQPLSVDDIAQSIPINKNKCTTLFKQYTKLSPINYLIDFRLNKAKELLQTTNHSISEICYFVGFNNISYFITKFKQKYNCTPLKFRKHFRS; encoded by the coding sequence ATGTATTTTGAAATTACGGACAGTCAAAAAGAAGTGACCAAACATGTCACCGATAATTTACCACTAGCAATCTATCATCGTATTTTAAATAAACAACAACAAGATCGCCTCATGCCTCATTGGCACCAAGAGTTTCAATTTGTCTGGATTCTTGAAGGTACCTTAAGTTATTCGATTGAAACGAGTACGATTACGCTCTCTGCTTCATCAGGCATTTTAATTAATAGTTCCAAATTACATAGTGCCAAACCAATCAGTGATAACGTCGAATATATTTGTATTGATTTCTCACCTTTTTTCATCAATACATCCTTTTACCAAAACGTGATATCAGCGATTCAACAAGATCCCATGTTTCATTTTATTCCCATTCAATTAACGACACAGCAAGAATCTATAGTAAGAGAAACTGTTTTTTCAAAAATAAATTATCTGACGCTATACGAATTATTATTAAGTATGTTGTCTCAAGTCCAAACAGAAGCCGGGACTTTCAAAAAAAGCCAGTCCGACATTTATCACTTACTAGATTTTGTGCATACCCATTATCAACAACCGCTCTCTGTTGACGATATTGCGCAATCGATTCCCATTAATAAAAATAAATGTACCACCTTATTTAAGCAATACACAAAATTGTCACCCATCAACTACCTAATTGACTTTCGGTTAAATAAAGCAAAAGAATTATTACAAACTACCAATCATTCCATTTCAGAAATTTGTTACTTTGTTGGTTTTAACAATATTAGCTATTTCATTACAAAATTCAAACAAAAATACAACTGTACACCATTAAAATTTCGAAAACACTTTCGCTCTTAA
- a CDS encoding DMT family transporter produces MIIKTKGILAACGAASLWAISGVSGQILFNQFHFSASWLVSTRLLIAGIVLLLIAFFRNQKQIFQPFMNQRDLVALLAFSVLGMFLVQFTYFKTIELSNASFATIIQYTGPFFVVLYESLRGKRWPSLITMFLMGITLFGVTLIASHGEGINLFASIDSLCWGIGSAIALAFYSIQPRNLLRKYGSFTIVGWGMILGSIVANLYHPVWRIDGLINTASFSQLVIVVVFGTAIAYLIYLSSLKFISSALASILTAFEPILATILSVFLFHLAFSWIEFIGFACVLGSILLLQKRV; encoded by the coding sequence ATGATTATCAAAACGAAAGGAATTTTAGCAGCTTGCGGTGCGGCTAGTTTATGGGCAATCTCAGGCGTTTCAGGACAAATATTATTCAATCAATTTCATTTTTCAGCAAGTTGGTTAGTATCGACACGATTATTGATTGCTGGAATTGTTTTATTACTAATTGCTTTTTTTAGAAACCAGAAACAAATCTTTCAACCTTTTATGAATCAGAGAGATTTAGTAGCGTTACTTGCTTTTTCAGTGTTGGGGATGTTTCTCGTGCAGTTTACGTATTTTAAAACGATTGAATTAAGTAATGCTTCTTTTGCGACGATTATTCAATATACAGGCCCCTTTTTTGTCGTGTTGTATGAATCATTGCGTGGAAAACGATGGCCATCACTAATCACGATGTTTTTAATGGGGATTACTTTATTTGGTGTCACTTTGATTGCTTCTCACGGCGAAGGAATCAATTTATTTGCTTCCATCGATTCATTGTGTTGGGGGATTGGTTCGGCAATTGCTTTAGCTTTTTATTCCATTCAACCAAGAAATCTATTACGCAAGTATGGAAGTTTTACGATTGTTGGTTGGGGAATGATTCTAGGAAGTATCGTTGCAAATCTATATCATCCAGTGTGGCGAATAGATGGTCTTATCAATACAGCATCGTTTAGCCAGTTAGTCATTGTAGTAGTTTTCGGTACGGCAATAGCGTATTTAATTTATTTATCAAGTTTGAAATTTATCTCGTCAGCTTTAGCCAGTATTTTAACAGCATTTGAGCCTATTTTAGCAACGATTCTTTCCGTATTTTTATTCCATTTAGCCTTTTCATGGATTGAATTTATCGGGTTTGCTTGTGTGTTAGGATCAATTTTATTGTTACAAAAACGTGTATAA
- the trmD gene encoding tRNA (guanosine(37)-N1)-methyltransferase TrmD, whose translation MRIDVLTLFPRMFEGPMGESIIGKAREKGLLEMNVSNFRDFSDNKHQTVDDYPYGGGAGMLLKVQPIYDNIKAIEQETPTTKKRVILLDPAGKPFNQAMAEEFSQEEHLVFICGHYEGYDERIRSLVTDEVSLGDYVLTGGELGAMVMIDATVRLLPDVLGNTISAQTDSHSTGLLEHPQYTRPASFNDMDVPAVLMNGNHKLIEEWQLKESLRRTYLRRPDMLETFALTDQMKKMLKEIEAEEK comes from the coding sequence ATGAGGATTGATGTCTTAACCCTTTTCCCACGTATGTTTGAAGGTCCTATGGGTGAATCAATTATTGGTAAAGCACGTGAAAAAGGATTACTTGAAATGAATGTCTCCAACTTCCGTGATTTCTCCGATAACAAACACCAAACTGTGGATGACTACCCTTATGGTGGTGGTGCTGGCATGTTGTTAAAAGTACAACCAATTTATGACAACATAAAAGCAATTGAACAAGAAACGCCAACGACCAAAAAACGCGTGATTTTGCTTGATCCAGCAGGTAAACCCTTCAATCAAGCAATGGCAGAAGAATTTTCACAAGAAGAACATCTCGTGTTTATTTGTGGCCATTATGAAGGATATGACGAGCGTATTCGTTCCCTAGTTACGGATGAAGTTTCTTTAGGTGATTATGTGTTAACTGGAGGCGAATTAGGTGCGATGGTGATGATCGATGCGACTGTCCGTTTGTTACCAGATGTTTTAGGGAATACTATTTCTGCCCAAACAGATTCACATTCAACTGGTTTATTGGAACATCCCCAATACACACGCCCGGCTTCATTTAACGACATGGACGTTCCTGCTGTTTTAATGAATGGCAATCATAAGTTAATTGAAGAATGGCAATTAAAAGAATCTTTACGTCGTACTTATTTACGTCGTCCCGATATGTTAGAAACATTTGCCTTAACCGATCAAATGAAAAAAATGCTTAAAGAGATTGAAGCAGAAGAAAAATAG
- the rimM gene encoding ribosome maturation factor RimM (Essential for efficient processing of 16S rRNA), translating into MTEYLNVGKIVNTHGIRGEVRVISQTDFPEQRYQKGAKLTLFRNGKAPLDLTVSGHRKHKNFDLLTFEGYPNINDVEPFRDGILKVAEEFLTDLEENEYYYYEIIGLNVIDEQGKTLGKIKEILSPGANDVWVVQRKGQKDALIPYIESVVKDIDLDANEVHVEIPEGLLDDED; encoded by the coding sequence GTGACTGAATATTTAAATGTAGGTAAAATCGTCAACACACACGGCATTCGTGGTGAAGTTCGTGTCATTTCACAAACGGATTTCCCTGAGCAACGTTATCAAAAAGGAGCAAAACTGACCTTATTCCGCAATGGCAAAGCACCTTTAGATTTGACTGTCTCTGGACATCGTAAACACAAAAACTTTGACTTATTGACTTTTGAAGGCTACCCAAATATTAATGATGTGGAACCTTTCCGTGATGGAATTTTAAAAGTTGCCGAAGAATTTTTGACAGACTTAGAAGAAAATGAATATTATTATTACGAAATAATTGGGTTAAACGTCATTGATGAACAAGGAAAAACATTGGGTAAAATCAAAGAAATTTTATCTCCTGGTGCCAACGATGTTTGGGTTGTTCAACGCAAAGGACAAAAAGATGCTTTAATCCCTTATATTGAATCGGTGGTCAAAGATATTGACCTAGATGCGAATGAAGTACATGTCGAAATTCCAGAAGGGTTGTTAGATGATGAGGATTGA